GCAGCGGTTGCGGGACCGATATTGTACATACCAAAGCCTTGCTGGAAGATGTAGTACACAAGTGTCGTTGTCGATCCGTCTGGGCCGCCTTCAGTCATGATGTAAACTTGGTCAAAGGTCTGCAGAGACTGGATGATGCAGACCACGACAGCGAAGAAGATACTTGGAGAGAGTGCCGGCAGGGTAATGCTGCGAAAAACTCTCCATGTTCCGGCACCGTCCACTTTGGCGGCTTCCTTCAGCGCAGCGGGCACTCCTTGCAGTCCGCCAAGGAAAATCAGCATGTAGTACCCAGTAAACTGCCAAATCGTCACGACGATAACCGATATTAGCGCGTAAGGACTTGTACCAAGCCAATTGGGGCCCGTAATACCAAACAGATGAAGCACTGCATTGACAAGTCCCGTCGACCCATTAAACAGCAGAGACCAGATGAGTCCCGAAGCCACGAGTGGGATGACGTAAGGACTGAAGATGATGGTTCGGTAAATGCGTGTGCCGCGAAGGCCCAAGTCTGCCAAAGTTGCAAGCAAGAGCCCGATGGGGAGTGCGACAAACACCATGGCCGCGCTGACAATCCCCGAATTTAACAGCGCCATGTGGAAATTGCTGTCGTGCAGAAGATACAAGTAGTTCTTCAGTCCCACAAACTTTGGATGTGAACTGAGCAAGTTCCAATGCAGCAAACTCAGATACACGACATAGACAGCCGGTATGAATATGAAGACTGTAATGAAGAACATTGCTGGCGCGAGAAACCCGACATGTGTAAACCGGTAGAGTGATGATTTCTTGTGCTTCACGCGGTGCTGCTGCTGAAGTGATTGACTCAGAATTTCGTTCGTTGGATTGATGCTCTCGTTATTCGCTGGATTGATGCTCTCGTTAATCGAAGGAACCTCCCTCTGTACGTCCTCATCTGCATTCGCATCTCAACTGCAACCATCTTCGTTTGTGCGACTGACTCACGCGTGTAAGCTGCTTAGATTCAAGCCTGCAACCCCAACGAGAATCAGTAGAATGAACATCACCTGCTGCAGCGACAGAGACTCTTTAAAATAGAAGACATCAATTGACGAGATGATGATGATTCCAAGGCCGGACCAGATTGCATAGGCTATGCCGACAGGAATTCGCTTGAGCGTGATATTGAGAACAATCAAGCTTGCGGCATAGAGGACAAACATCACCACCGACGGGATTAAATTCGCAAATCCGTTCGACAGCTTCATGGCTGTAGTCCCACAGGACTCAAGAGCAATCGCGAGAAGTAGCATTAACCATTTCACTATTGATCTTCGCTTTCGTATCGATTTGCTGTTCGATGTGCTGTCGTTCGTTCAAATGGAATTGTACGTTCGAACTGTAAATCTTCGATGAACTTGTGTTAAAGACTTGTAAAGTGTTTGTAATAGTTTTGTAGAAAACAGAATTAGGAAAGGAATTTTCCTTTGATTGCAGAACTTATCGGCAGAACGAACGAGATAGCTGAGCGAGATACAAGGCCATACATGTCCGTTATTAGCGTTCAATTGGAATTGAACGCTGGAATGAGGATTTAAGAGACAGGAGGAACCACTTGATGAATACAGCCACGACGACAGGGGAAGTTCAAGAGTTACGACAGAAGATGATAGACGCGATTGCCAGCGTGATGGGTTGGTATGACCTCACGCATTCGGCAAGTGAGTTATATGCCTACATGTTCTTTGAAGATAGACCGCTGACCCTGGAGGACATGAAAAATGTAATGGGTATGAGCAAGAGCAGTATGAGTTATGCAGTGAGGTCGCTTATTGATGCCAAAATGATTTATAAACTGGATTACAAGATTGACCGTAAGGAGTTGTTTCGTGCAGACCCTGATTTTCTGTCATCGTTTCAAAAGTTCCTAACTTCTAAACTCGAGCACGAGATTGAGGTTGTGACCGGTGTTATCGAAGACGTGATACCGCGGCTCCGGCAAATTCTCGACAATCAGGATACAGAGGAAGAGACTCGTCAGGACGCCAATCATGACTTAAGCAAAGTCGTGCACGCCAGAAATTACTACGCATGGTTGCACCAGTTTGTAGAACGGTTGAAATGGGAAACACTCTAACGGGATACAGGTGGTCTGCAAGTGCATCGCTAGAATGAACTTACTCGTCAACTCATAGACTCCAATATCGGTATCAAGGAGGGAACTGAGTTGACGATGAATATTCCCGGTACTGTTCAAGACGCTGTGGACCAATACATGGAGCTTTATCAGGTATCCAAACAACTAGAGGAGAGAATGTCCACGCTGCGAAAAATCATTGAGCCATTCATGCGTGAATACGAGATTTCTGCCATTCGCGATAGGAATCGGACTGGGAAGGTACAGTTGACCGTCCAGGAACGAGCGAGGATGACGGCCCGCTATACAACGTATTACGCACAGGAGTTATCAAAACTGCTGGAACCGCACGTCATTCAGAGATGTCTGGTGGAGGTGGTTGACAAGGACAAAGTTGACGCCCTTTCTAAACTTGGAGAACTTCCGGCGGAAGTCTCCGAGTATCGAACAACTTCGCCGACGTATAGTCTGACAGTACGGTTTGAAAAGTGACCGTAGGAGACGCCAATTCTGACAAAGCTTCTGTCATCGAGATGGGAGGACAAAAAAGTGGCCGTCACGGTTTCGTGACGGCCCAAGTTATATTACAAGGGGGTCAAAACTGAATTCGTAGTGGCTGACTACAAACATCATGTTAGCGCGCGAATGTTGCAGTCAGGTGAACGACATGTTGGGTCTCTGTTAAGATTGTGTATAGAGTTCTCCACATTAGCTTACTTGTTGGGTGGGACAGCCAATGCGAATTTTTGTAGCCGGTGCCACGGGCGCAATAGGCCGATATTTGCTGCCGAAGTTGATAGAGCAAGGTCATGAAGTCACTG
The Alicyclobacillus curvatus genome window above contains:
- a CDS encoding sugar ABC transporter permease; translated protein: MNPTNEILSQSLQQQHRVKHKKSSLYRFTHVGFLAPAMFFITVFIFIPAVYVVYLSLLHWNLLSSHPKFVGLKNYLYLLHDSNFHMALLNSGIVSAAMVFVALPIGLLLATLADLGLRGTRIYRTIIFSPYVIPLVASGLIWSLLFNGSTGLVNAVLHLFGITGPNWLGTSPYALISVIVVTIWQFTGYYMLIFLGGLQGVPAALKEAAKVDGAGTWRVFRSITLPALSPSIFFAVVVCIIQSLQTFDQVYIMTEGGPDGSTTTLVYYIFQQGFGMYNIGPATAASVVLLVILAVLTFVQLRVSQRWVVEE
- a CDS encoding multidrug efflux SMR transporter; this encodes MKWLMLLLAIALESCGTTAMKLSNGFANLIPSVVMFVLYAASLIVLNITLKRIPVGIAYAIWSGLGIIIISSIDVFYFKESLSLQQVMFILLILVGVAGLNLSSLHA
- a CDS encoding transcriptional regulator, with translation MNTATTTGEVQELRQKMIDAIASVMGWYDLTHSASELYAYMFFEDRPLTLEDMKNVMGMSKSSMSYAVRSLIDAKMIYKLDYKIDRKELFRADPDFLSSFQKFLTSKLEHEIEVVTGVIEDVIPRLRQILDNQDTEEETRQDANHDLSKVVHARNYYAWLHQFVERLKWETL